In Bombyx mori chromosome 11, ASM3026992v2, one genomic interval encodes:
- the LOC134199750 gene encoding FAD-linked sulfhydryl oxidase ALR, with protein MPPHHEEEEDKPCRACSDFKTWAKLQNKGSKTAPTKPPPPQSKECPLDKEELGKSTWGFLHSMASYFPDKPTKLQSENMSRFFNIFAQFYPCEPCSLDFLDDIQKNPPKTKSRDELAKWLCERHNTVNVKLGKPLFDCSKIHERWRDGWKDGSCD; from the exons ATGCCTCCACACCACGAGGAAGAAGAAGATAAACCTTGTAGAGCATGTTCGGATTTCAAAACTTGGGCAAAACTACAAAACAAAGGTTCAAAAACCGCGCCGACCAAACCG CCTCCTCCTCAATCAAAGGAATGCCCTCTAGATAAAGAAGAATTAGGTAAATCTACATGGGGTTTCCTCCACTCGATGGCTTCATATTTTCCTGACAAGCCAACTAAATTACAATCGGAAAATATGTCACgattctttaatatttttgccCAATTCTATCCATGTGAACCATGTTCTTTGGACTTTCTGGATGA CATACAAAAGAACCCACCAAAGACAAAATCAAGGGATGAACTAGCAAAATGGCTCTGTGAGAGACACAATACTGTGAATGTAAAACTTGGAAAACCATTATTTGACTGTAGCAAAATTCACGAGAGGTGGAGAGATGGGTGGAAAGATGGCTCCtgtgattaa